The genomic DNA AAATAGCTACGTTTTCTACTGCATGGCCAATGTCTCCGATTGTTGCTCCGGGTCTGACTGCTTCCATTCCCTTATGAAGTGATTGTAAAGTTACGTCGAGCAACCGCTGTCGACTTTCACTTATTGAACCCACCGCATAAGTACATGCAGCATCACTAAAATGCCCTTCTATCGAAGCACCTGTATCAATACTAACTATATCTCCCTCTTCAAGAATTCGTTCACTTGACGGTATTCCGTGAACAATTTCCTCATTTATAGACACACAGAGTGTACCAGGAAAAGGGATTGATACAAATGGAACTTTGTAGTTCTTAAATGCCGGTTTCGCACCCGCTCTCAGAATTAATTGCTCAGCCGCTTCATCGAGTTCTAATGTGCTTATTCCGGGCTTGACCATATCTCTCATCAGTTTGAGAATGTCGGCCACAACTAGACCGGCTCTTCTCATCTTGGCAATATCTCGATCACTTTTAAATGTAATCATTTACTGTTTATATTCCCCTTTTTCAAGGAGTTTTAAGACTACGTCTTTACCTCCGGTTGCATCAACTGTCACTAATAATTTCTTCTTATTGTAATACTCTATGAGCGGAGCGGTCTGTTCATAGAAAACAGATAATCTGTTTTTTATGACGCTTTCCTTATCGTCATCTCTTTGGACAACTTCTCCGCCACACTTATCGCAAACCCCTTCTAATTTGGTAGGGTTAAATAGAGTGTTATATATTTCTCCACATGACTTGCAGCTTCTGCGAGTTGTGAGTCTTTTAATGATAACATCATCTTCTATTTCTAACTCAACAACCACGTCCAAGCTCACTCCGAGGTTTTTAAGCATAGTATCAAGTGCTTCTGCCTGTGATATTGTTCGGGGGAATCCGTCCAATATGAATCCATCTTTACAGTCAGCTTCCTTAATACGATTCTCTATCATAGCTATTATGATATCGTCCGGAACAAGTTTCCCCGAATCCATATAGCTTTTAGCATTTTTGCCAAGATCTGTAGCTTCTTTTACGTTGGCTCTAAGAATATCACCGGTAGAGATATGAGCTATCGGATACTTACTCGTTATGCTTTTTGCTTGGGTTCCTTTTCCCGCTCCGGGTGCACCCAAAAGAATTATTCTCAAATCAGAATGCCTCCCATTACAGTCTAAGCAGTCCGCTTTTGCCGCCACGACGCTTTAGAATTCCTTCATAGTGGCGCATCAAGAGCTGTGCTTCTATTTGATGAACTGTTTCCAGTGCAACTCCCACTGCAATAATTACAGCCGTACCTCCAAAATAAAATGTTTTTATGTTCAATATTTTTATCATAAATGTAGGTATTACTGCAATTGCCGCTAGTGCAAGAGCACCTCCGAGCGTAATTCTGCTCATTACTTTTTCTATATATTCTGTTGTCGGCTTGCCGGGACGTATTCCCAAAATAAAGCCGCCACCTTTCTTCATATTTGTCGATATATCTTCAGGTTTGAAGACAACCGCCGTATAAAAATATGAGAAGAAAATAATCATTATTACATAGAGAACATTATAAGTAATGCTGCTTGGGCTAAATGCTTTCTGAAGTGTATCCGCTGCAGTTCCCTTAAAAAGCCCCGCTACTGTATAAGGGAAAAGAAGTACAGAGGAAGCAAAAATTATTGGAATAACGTTGGCGGTATTCATTTTTAAAGGAATAAAACTGCTTTGTCCGCCATACATTTTATTTCCGACAACTCTTTTTGCGTACTGAACAGGTAGTCTTCGCTGTCCTTCTTGTAACATTACACATGCTGCTATTACAAGAAGCATTATTATAACTGCAAGCAGTAAGACCAAAATATTCATTTCACCCAGCTTCAACAACTTAAATGTACGAATAAATGCTTCAGGAATCCTGGCAACAATACCAGCAAAAATAAGGAGAGAGATTCCATTGCCTATTCCGTAATCTGTCATGGTTTCTCCTAGCCACATAACAGCAACTGCTCCTGTTGTCAAAGTTACAGCAACTAAAATTATGTCTAACCAGCTTCCGGTAAAGATGCCTAAGCTTCTCAACCAGCCTGTCATTCCGATAGCCTGTACAAGAGCAAAGAATATTGTTCCAACACGTGTATACTGTACTAATCTTTTTCTTCCCTCTTCCCCTTCTTTTTGCATCTTTTCAAGAGCAGGGATTACTACTGTCATAAGCTGCATGACAATACTGGCGTTAATGTAGGGGGTAACACCTAGTGCAAATATACTAAATCTGCTCAGTGCTCCTCCTGCAAAGAGGTCTAAAAAGTTTAATACGCCGCCTTGCTGAAACAATTTTCCAAGCGCTTCTGCGTCAACGCCGGGAGTTGGAACATGAGCTCCTAGACGATAAACAAATAACGCAGCAAGAGTAAAAAGTATTTGCCTTTTAAGATTAGGCATTTTAAAGGCGTCCCGGAAAGAGTTAAGCAATTTATATCACCTCAGCCTTTCCTCCAGCTGCTTCTATTTTCTTTGCAGCTGTTGAGCTGTAGGCGTTAGCATGGACGATTAGATTTTTTGTTATCTCACCTGTACCAAGTATTTTTACGGGACTATTTACATCAGAGATTAAACGCAAAGCATAAAGTACTACGGCATTTACTTCTGTGCCTGCTTCGAAGCTTTCTTCCAAGTCTGCAATATTAACAATCTCATATTTTTTTGCAAAGCGGAAGTTGCTGAAACCTCTCTTTGGGATACGGCGTGCAAGAGGCATCTGGCCTCCTTCAAAGTTTGCCTTTATATCAATACTTTTGCGTGATTTCTGCCCTTTATGTCCCTTACCGGCTGTCTTACCATATCCGCTTCCGATACCGAATCCTATGCGTTTTTTCTTTTTGCGTGATCCCGGAACCGGGGAAAGTTCATGAAGGTTCATTTCTAGTTACCTCCCTTTTCTTCAAGGGACCAATCCAACAGATGTTCTACGGAGTTTATCATTCCGCGGATCTGAGGAGTATCCTCATGATAGACCGTGTCGTTTAGCTTACGCAATCCTAGTGCCTTTATGATTTTTCCTTGACGAGAAGGACGGCCTATCGCGCTTTTCTTCCAAGTTATGCAAAGTTTAGCCATGATAATTACCTCCTAGGCTTCCTTGCGCTCTTTGCCACGAAGACGGAATATCTCTTCCGGTGTACGGAGATTTTCTATCGCATTCATCGTAGCGTATGATACGTTTATCGGGTTGGATGTTCTTCCTATGACTTTCGTCATGATATCTTTTATCCCTCCGAGCTCAACTATTGCACGCACGGTCGGTCCGGCGATAACTCCGGTTCCAGGTGATGCCGGGCGCAAAAGCACTTCAGCAGCTCCGAACTTTCCGATTATGGGATGAGGTATTGTGTGTCCAAGAAGTTTAATGTTCACAAGGTTTTTCTTGGCTCTTTCAATCCCCTTACGCATTGCTTCGGAAATTTCCTTGGCTTTGCCTATGCCGATACCTACTTGCCCCATACCATCCCCGACAACAACAAGAACGCTAAAACGGAAACGTTTTCCGCCTTTTACGACTTTGCTTACACGGTTTATTGAAACGATACGCTCTGTAAGCTCAAGTCCTTTGTTCCCTCTATTGTTATAGGATTTATTTTTTAATGTCACTTCCGCCACGTTTTCTCTGCCTCCTATTAAAATTTCAGGCCGGCTTCACGGGCCGCATCTGCCAAAGCTTTGACTCTGCCATGGAAGGCATGTCCACCTCGATCAAATACAACTTCGTTAATACCTTGAGCCAGAGCGCGCTCTGCGACGAGCTTGCCAACTGCCTTAGCAGCTTCCTGGTTTCCTGTACCTTTTAAATCTTTAAATGTCTCTTCATTTGTCGAAGCAGACAATAGGGTCATTCCCTTTGTGTCATCAATTATCTGTGCATATGTATGCATTAAGCTTCCAAAGACCGCAAGACGGGGCCGCTCAGCTGTACCGAAAATACCCTTTCTTAAGCGACGATGGCGGAGCTCCCGCATTTCATTACGACTGCGATTTTTATTCAACGTCCTCACCTCGCCTTAACTTTTGGCGCCGGCCTTACCGGCCTTGCGAATTACATATTCTCCGCTGTACCTAATTCCCTTGCCTTTATATGGCTCGGGGGGGCGGTATCCACGAATATTAGAGGCAACCTGACCAACTAACTGTCTGTCAATGCCACGAACTATTATCTTTAACGGACCATCACATTCTATTTCGATTCCTTCAGGAGGAGTTATCTCAAGAGGATGTGAGAGACCAAGGGAGAGGACGAGATTCTTCCCCTGCATTTGTGCACGGTATCCAACTCCGATTATTTCAAGAGTTTTTTGGAATCCTTCGCTGACTCCGACAATCATGTTGTTTAGGATTGCACGAGTCATTCCATGCGCCGCACGAACTTCTTTAACGTTATTCTCACGGCTTACATTGACTTGTCCTTCTTCCATTTTTACTTCTATAAAAGGCACAAGGTTCATTTCTAGAGCTCCTTTGGGGCCTTTTACTTTAATGTTGTTACCATCAATTTTCAGCTCTACGCCCTTAGGAAGGGCAATAGGTTTTTGTCCAATTCTTGACAACTATGCCACCTCCATTACCAGACGTAGCATATGACTTCGCCGCCCAATGAACGTTTGCGAGCATCAGAATCGGTCATAAGTCCTGCTGACGTTGATATCATTGCTATTCCGAGTCCACCCAATACTTTAGGCAGTTCCTCTTTGCTTACATAAATACGGCGGCCAGGTTTGCTAATTCTGCGTAGTCCCTGAATTACTCTTTCCTTTGCAGGTCCGTAATTCATGACCACTCTTAGCAACGGCATCGTATTTTTTGAATCTTTAATTGTTTTGTAGTTACGGATATAACCTTCCTCTTTTAAGATGCGAGCCATTTCAAGACGCATCTTACTTAGAGGCATGTCTACCATTTCATGGTATACAACATTCGCGTTTCTTATGCGTGTGAGCATATCCGCGACAGGATCAGTGATATTCATTAAAGGATCCTCCCTTCCAAGCCCACTTGCTACCAGCTCGACTTGACGACGCCAGGGATTTTCCCCTCGCGTGCAAGTTGGCGGAAACAGCAACGGCACATGTCAAATTTACGCATATAACCGTGCGGTCTACCGCATATGGGACAACGATTATATTTTCTAACCTTAAATTTAGGTTCTTTTTTGGCTTTGTTCATCAAAGCTAAACGGGCCATGAGCTAACTCCTTCCTAGCGGGCAAAAGGCATGCCCAATTCAGTCAATAAAGCTTGGGCTTCCTCGTCGGTTTTCGCAGTCGTAACGAATGTAATGTTCATTCCACGCTGACGAATTACCTTATCATAGTCAATTTCAGGGAAAAGCAGCTGTTCTTTTAGACCAAGATTATAGTTGCCTCTGCCATCAAAACTTTTTTTCGAAATTCCTTGAAGGTCTTTGATTCGTGGGAGTGCAACA from Synergistaceae bacterium includes the following:
- a CDS encoding type Z 30S ribosomal protein S14, with protein sequence MARLALMNKAKKEPKFKVRKYNRCPICGRPHGYMRKFDMCRCCFRQLAREGKIPGVVKSSW
- the map gene encoding type I methionyl aminopeptidase, which codes for MITFKSDRDIAKMRRAGLVVADILKLMRDMVKPGISTLELDEAAEQLILRAGAKPAFKNYKVPFVSIPFPGTLCVSINEEIVHGIPSSERILEEGDIVSIDTGASIEGHFSDAACTYAVGSISESRQRLLDVTLQSLHKGMEAVRPGATIGDIGHAVENVAISAGYGLVRDYAGHGIGRKLHEAPQIPNFGEPGTGVTLKERMTICVEPMLMSGAEDVATLPDQWTVVTVDGSDAAHFENSLLVTENGVEILTPWE
- the rpmD gene encoding 50S ribosomal protein L30, with protein sequence MAKLCITWKKSAIGRPSRQGKIIKALGLRKLNDTVYHEDTPQIRGMINSVEHLLDWSLEEKGGN
- a CDS encoding 50S ribosomal protein L18, which gives rise to MNKNRSRNEMRELRHRRLRKGIFGTAERPRLAVFGSLMHTYAQIIDDTKGMTLLSASTNEETFKDLKGTGNQEAAKAVGKLVAERALAQGINEVVFDRGGHAFHGRVKALADAAREAGLKF
- the rplO gene encoding 50S ribosomal protein L15; the protein is MNLHELSPVPGSRKKKKRIGFGIGSGYGKTAGKGHKGQKSRKSIDIKANFEGGQMPLARRIPKRGFSNFRFAKKYEIVNIADLEESFEAGTEVNAVVLYALRLISDVNSPVKILGTGEITKNLIVHANAYSSTAAKKIEAAGGKAEVI
- a CDS encoding adenylate kinase, translated to MRIILLGAPGAGKGTQAKSITSKYPIAHISTGDILRANVKEATDLGKNAKSYMDSGKLVPDDIIIAMIENRIKEADCKDGFILDGFPRTISQAEALDTMLKNLGVSLDVVVELEIEDDVIIKRLTTRRSCKSCGEIYNTLFNPTKLEGVCDKCGGEVVQRDDDKESVIKNRLSVFYEQTAPLIEYYNKKKLLVTVDATGGKDVVLKLLEKGEYKQ
- the secY gene encoding preprotein translocase subunit SecY, which codes for MLNSFRDAFKMPNLKRQILFTLAALFVYRLGAHVPTPGVDAEALGKLFQQGGVLNFLDLFAGGALSRFSIFALGVTPYINASIVMQLMTVVIPALEKMQKEGEEGRKRLVQYTRVGTIFFALVQAIGMTGWLRSLGIFTGSWLDIILVAVTLTTGAVAVMWLGETMTDYGIGNGISLLIFAGIVARIPEAFIRTFKLLKLGEMNILVLLLAVIIMLLVIAACVMLQEGQRRLPVQYAKRVVGNKMYGGQSSFIPLKMNTANVIPIIFASSVLLFPYTVAGLFKGTAADTLQKAFSPSSITYNVLYVIMIIFFSYFYTAVVFKPEDISTNMKKGGGFILGIRPGKPTTEYIEKVMSRITLGGALALAAIAVIPTFMIKILNIKTFYFGGTAVIIAVGVALETVHQIEAQLLMRHYEGILKRRGGKSGLLRL
- the rpsH gene encoding 30S ribosomal protein S8 — translated: MNITDPVADMLTRIRNANVVYHEMVDMPLSKMRLEMARILKEEGYIRNYKTIKDSKNTMPLLRVVMNYGPAKERVIQGLRRISKPGRRIYVSKEELPKVLGGLGIAMISTSAGLMTDSDARKRSLGGEVICYVW
- the rpsE gene encoding 30S ribosomal protein S5 encodes the protein MTLKNKSYNNRGNKGLELTERIVSINRVSKVVKGGKRFRFSVLVVVGDGMGQVGIGIGKAKEISEAMRKGIERAKKNLVNIKLLGHTIPHPIIGKFGAAEVLLRPASPGTGVIAGPTVRAIVELGGIKDIMTKVIGRTSNPINVSYATMNAIENLRTPEEIFRLRGKERKEA
- the rplF gene encoding 50S ribosomal protein L6; protein product: MSRIGQKPIALPKGVELKIDGNNIKVKGPKGALEMNLVPFIEVKMEEGQVNVSRENNVKEVRAAHGMTRAILNNMIVGVSEGFQKTLEIIGVGYRAQMQGKNLVLSLGLSHPLEITPPEGIEIECDGPLKIIVRGIDRQLVGQVASNIRGYRPPEPYKGKGIRYSGEYVIRKAGKAGAKS